A genomic stretch from Thermomonospora umbrina includes:
- a CDS encoding GNAT family N-acetyltransferase translates to MGDLTTRRLVLEAWRERHASDLRRMSADERVMYHLGPGAWSAEYAARRHVRALRHWAEHGFGWRAIRSRADRAFLGLVSLGRPSTPLEGVAEPALEIGWCVEPAAWGRGIATEAAAAMVAEAFERVGAETVIARYRPDNIGSARVAAKIGLRTFTDLTEGDDGPVRVAVVTRADPRHLPDPPGPVSPPSDG, encoded by the coding sequence ATGGGGGATTTGACCACCCGCCGCCTGGTCCTGGAGGCATGGCGGGAACGGCACGCGTCGGACCTGCGTCGCATGTCGGCCGACGAGCGGGTGATGTATCACCTCGGCCCCGGCGCGTGGAGCGCCGAGTACGCCGCCCGTCGGCACGTGCGGGCGCTGCGGCACTGGGCCGAGCACGGTTTCGGGTGGCGGGCGATCCGTTCGAGGGCCGACCGCGCCTTCCTCGGACTGGTGTCGCTGGGCCGGCCGAGCACCCCGTTGGAAGGGGTCGCCGAGCCCGCCCTGGAGATCGGCTGGTGCGTGGAGCCCGCCGCCTGGGGCCGCGGCATCGCCACCGAGGCCGCCGCCGCGATGGTGGCCGAGGCGTTCGAGCGGGTCGGGGCGGAGACCGTGATCGCCCGCTATCGACCCGACAACATCGGGTCCGCCCGGGTCGCCGCCAAGATCGGCCTGCGCACGTTCACCGACCTCACCGAGGGCGACGACGGACCGGTGCGGGTGGCCGTCGTGACCCGGGCCGACCCTCGCCACCTCCCCGACCCGCCGGGGCCCGTTTCACCGCCTTCTGACGGGTAG
- a CDS encoding tryptophan 2,3-dioxygenase translates to MDNGAHEHASLTYASYLALDELLAAQRPRSDEHDEMLFIVVHQVYELWFKQLLHELDHLQRRLEQGDSAHALRGLDRVLSVLKVAVAQVDVLETMMPSRFAGFRARLDAASGFQSAQFRELEAVLGRRDERVARHHPAGGAARERIAAAMARPSLYDSFLAYLRVHGHPVPERPDVRRPPEPSERAQEVLLEVYRDDGAPASVCERLVDLDEGLQEWRYRHVKMVERTIGDKSGTGGSSGADYLRATLFTPMFPDLWAVRRRL, encoded by the coding sequence ATGGACAACGGCGCCCATGAGCACGCGTCCCTGACCTATGCGTCGTACCTGGCGCTGGACGAACTGCTGGCCGCGCAACGGCCGCGGTCGGACGAGCACGACGAGATGCTCTTCATCGTCGTCCACCAGGTGTACGAGCTGTGGTTCAAACAACTGTTGCACGAGCTGGATCACCTGCAGCGGCGTCTGGAGCAGGGCGACTCCGCGCACGCCCTGCGTGGCCTGGACCGGGTGCTGTCGGTGCTCAAGGTGGCGGTCGCGCAGGTCGACGTGCTGGAGACGATGATGCCCAGCCGTTTCGCCGGCTTCCGGGCGCGGCTGGACGCCGCGAGCGGCTTCCAGTCCGCCCAGTTCCGGGAGCTGGAGGCGGTGCTCGGGCGGCGCGACGAGAGGGTCGCCCGGCACCATCCGGCGGGCGGCGCGGCCCGTGAGCGCATCGCGGCGGCGATGGCCCGGCCCTCCCTGTACGACTCGTTCCTGGCGTACCTGCGCGTCCACGGCCACCCGGTGCCCGAGCGCCCCGACGTCCGCCGCCCGCCGGAGCCGTCCGAGCGGGCCCAGGAGGTGCTGCTCGAGGTGTACCGGGACGACGGCGCGCCCGCCTCGGTCTGCGAGCGTCTGGTGGACCTCGACGAGGGCCTGCAGGAATGGCGGTACCGGCACGTCAAGATGGTCGAACGGACGATCGGCGACAAGTCCGGCACGGGCGGCTCCTCCGGCGCCGACTACCTGCGCGCCACCCTGTTCACCCCGATGTTCCCCGACCTGTGGGCCGTGCGGAGACGCCTCTGA
- a CDS encoding IclR family transcriptional regulator: MSTAVEVAQRAGSAGAIGRAMAVLDCVGGRSGPTSLAEISRRTGLPKSTVHRLLGTLEAQGAVRRASAGYVLGETIKRLSDGGETARRDSLRHLLMPHVAELYEATRLPTSLAVLDGRTVVRLVTLYPRTLAGPVLRSADRTPAEETALGRLLLAYRPAQTTLEPELVRIRRAGIAFQEEEHPGGMAAMAVPITARPADGAAAIGLTGPAGDLVGTGVEALLRRTALDARLTLRRHQAALR, encoded by the coding sequence GTGTCCACTGCCGTGGAGGTTGCACAGCGCGCCGGGTCCGCCGGCGCGATCGGACGGGCGATGGCGGTGCTTGACTGTGTCGGCGGGAGGAGCGGTCCCACCAGCCTGGCGGAGATCTCCCGGCGCACCGGGCTGCCCAAGTCCACCGTTCACCGGCTCCTGGGCACCCTGGAGGCCCAGGGCGCGGTGCGTCGGGCGAGCGCGGGCTACGTGCTGGGGGAGACCATCAAGCGGCTGTCCGACGGGGGCGAGACGGCCCGCCGGGACTCGCTGCGGCACCTGCTCATGCCGCACGTCGCCGAGCTGTACGAGGCGACGCGGCTGCCGACCAGCCTGGCCGTCCTCGACGGGCGGACGGTGGTGCGCCTGGTCACCCTGTACCCCCGCACGCTGGCCGGGCCGGTGCTGCGCAGCGCCGACCGCACCCCGGCGGAGGAGACCGCGCTGGGTCGCCTGCTGCTGGCCTACCGGCCGGCCCAGACGACGCTGGAGCCCGAGTTGGTGCGGATCCGACGGGCCGGGATCGCCTTCCAGGAGGAGGAGCACCCGGGCGGGATGGCCGCCATGGCGGTGCCGATCACCGCCCGTCCGGCCGACGGCGCCGCCGCGATCGGGCTCACCGGCCCGGCGGGCGACCTGGTCGGGACGGGTGTCGAGGCGCTGCTGCGGCGCACGGCCCTGGACGCGCGGCTGACGCTGCGCCGCCATCAGGCGGCGCTCCGATGA
- a CDS encoding family 2B encapsulin nanocompartment shell protein, with product MTEPVDTGIPDIEVVNGQTSLSTAAARNLASTTKSVPQMQNITSRWLLKLLPWVQVSAGTYRVNRRLTYQLGDGRVTFTSIGADVRVIPAELGELPALRGFGDPEVLEALADGFEQREYAPGEVIVEAGAPVDHVLLIAHGKVGKVGTGKYGDEIGLGILADGDYLGDRALLDEPGTHGFTARAATTCTVLALPAPAFRAMLDRSDALRAHVAAFRPDAAAPTNKHGEAEISLTSGHSGEPMLPGTYVDYELSPREYELSVAQTVLRVHSRVADLYNEPMNQVEQQLRLTVEALRERQEHELINNRAFGMLHNADLKQRIYTRTGPPTPDDMDELLSRRRSSHYFFAHPRAIAAFGRQCSARGLYPDTVDLNGKPVPAWRGVPILPCNKIPVTADGVTSILVMRTGEDDQGVIGLNQTGLPDEYQPGLSVRFMGIDDQAVIKYLVSAYFSAAVLVPDALGVLENVEVFHS from the coding sequence GTGACGGAGCCGGTGGACACGGGCATACCGGATATCGAGGTCGTGAACGGGCAGACCAGCCTCAGCACGGCGGCGGCACGCAATCTGGCATCGACGACCAAGTCGGTGCCGCAGATGCAGAACATCACCTCGCGGTGGCTCCTGAAGCTGCTGCCGTGGGTCCAGGTCAGCGCCGGCACCTACCGGGTCAACCGGCGGCTCACCTACCAGCTCGGCGACGGGCGGGTCACGTTCACCAGCATCGGCGCCGACGTGCGGGTCATCCCGGCCGAGCTCGGCGAGCTGCCCGCGCTGCGCGGCTTCGGCGATCCCGAGGTGCTCGAGGCGCTGGCCGACGGCTTCGAGCAGCGCGAGTACGCGCCCGGCGAGGTGATCGTCGAGGCGGGGGCCCCGGTCGACCACGTCCTGCTGATCGCGCACGGCAAGGTCGGCAAGGTGGGCACCGGCAAGTACGGCGACGAGATCGGGCTGGGCATCCTCGCCGACGGCGACTACCTCGGCGACCGCGCGCTGCTGGACGAGCCCGGCACCCACGGCTTCACCGCGAGGGCGGCGACGACCTGCACGGTGCTGGCGCTCCCCGCCCCGGCGTTCCGGGCGATGCTGGACCGCTCGGACGCCCTGCGCGCGCACGTGGCGGCGTTCCGACCCGACGCCGCCGCCCCGACCAACAAGCACGGCGAGGCGGAGATCTCGCTGACGTCGGGCCACTCCGGCGAGCCGATGCTGCCCGGCACCTATGTGGACTATGAGTTGTCCCCCCGTGAGTACGAGTTGAGCGTGGCGCAGACCGTCCTGCGGGTGCACTCCCGGGTCGCCGACCTCTACAACGAGCCGATGAACCAGGTCGAGCAGCAGCTCCGCCTGACGGTGGAGGCCCTGCGCGAGCGGCAGGAGCACGAGCTCATCAACAACCGCGCGTTCGGGATGCTGCACAACGCCGACCTCAAGCAGCGCATCTACACGCGGACCGGCCCGCCCACCCCCGACGACATGGACGAACTGCTGTCGCGCCGGCGCAGCTCGCACTACTTCTTCGCGCACCCGCGGGCCATCGCCGCGTTCGGCCGCCAGTGCAGCGCCCGCGGCCTGTACCCCGACACCGTGGACCTGAACGGCAAGCCGGTGCCCGCCTGGCGCGGCGTCCCGATCCTGCCCTGCAACAAGATCCCGGTCACCGCCGACGGTGTCACCTCGATCCTCGTCATGCGCACCGGCGAGGACGACCAGGGCGTCATCGGGCTCAACCAGACCGGTCTGCCCGACGAGTACCAGCCGGGCCTGTCGGTGCGCTTCATGGGCATCGACGACCAGGCCGTCATCAAGTACCTGGTCAGCGCCTACTTCTCGGCCGCCGTCCTGGTGCCGGACGCGCTCGGCGTCCTGGAGAACGTCGAGGTGTTCCACTCCTGA
- a CDS encoding family 2 encapsulin nanocompartment cargo protein polyprenyl transferase, with product MATTERTEARTAAEILAGTRDLVDPALRTAVDTLPSPVRRIAGYHLGWWDERGRPAKADGGKALRPALTLLSAEASGGTARDALPGAVAVELVHNFSLLHDDVMDGDTTRRHRPTAWTVFGANAAILTGDALLALASDVLTVADNPDPGGTQRMLAGAVQDLIAGQLADLVLEERREVTVRECLGMAEGKTAALLACACALGATLAGAPPERVAALRGFGSRLGLAFQAADDLLGIWGDPTVTGKPVHSDLGRRKKSLPVVAALSSDTPAARELADLYHGDGPLEGPDLERAATLVEQAGGRTWTHEQADALLEDALRLLATADPVARTGAELTALARRATRRDH from the coding sequence ATGGCGACCACGGAACGCACCGAGGCCAGGACGGCGGCCGAGATCCTGGCCGGGACCCGGGACCTGGTCGATCCCGCACTGCGCACGGCGGTGGACACGCTGCCGTCCCCGGTGCGGCGGATCGCCGGCTACCACCTCGGCTGGTGGGACGAGCGGGGCCGCCCGGCCAAGGCGGACGGCGGCAAGGCCCTGCGGCCCGCCCTGACCCTGCTGTCGGCGGAGGCGTCGGGCGGCACGGCCCGCGACGCGCTGCCGGGAGCGGTCGCGGTGGAGCTGGTGCACAACTTCTCGCTCCTGCACGACGACGTGATGGACGGCGACACGACCCGCCGGCACCGCCCCACCGCGTGGACGGTGTTCGGCGCCAACGCCGCCATCCTCACCGGGGACGCCCTGCTGGCGCTGGCCTCGGACGTCCTGACGGTGGCCGACAACCCCGACCCCGGCGGCACCCAGCGGATGCTGGCGGGCGCCGTTCAGGACCTCATCGCCGGCCAGCTCGCCGACCTGGTCCTGGAGGAACGGCGCGAGGTCACCGTCCGCGAGTGCCTCGGCATGGCGGAGGGCAAGACCGCCGCCCTGTTGGCCTGCGCGTGCGCCCTGGGAGCCACGCTGGCCGGCGCGCCCCCCGAGCGGGTCGCGGCCCTGCGCGGGTTCGGCTCACGACTGGGCCTGGCCTTCCAGGCCGCCGACGACCTGCTCGGCATCTGGGGCGACCCCACCGTCACGGGCAAGCCCGTCCACTCCGACCTGGGCCGGCGCAAGAAGTCCCTCCCGGTCGTCGCCGCCCTCTCCTCGGACACCCCCGCCGCCCGCGAACTGGCCGACCTCTATCACGGCGACGGCCCCCTGGAGGGCCCCGACCTCGAACGGGCGGCGACACTGGTCGAACAGGCGGGCGGCCGCACCTGGACCCACGAACAGGCGGACGCGCTCCTGGAGGACGCACTGCGCCTGCTGGCCACCGCCGACCCGGTCGCCCGGACCGGCGCCGAACTGACCGCCCTGGCCCGTCGAGCCACCCGCCGCGACCACTGA